Proteins co-encoded in one Neofelis nebulosa isolate mNeoNeb1 chromosome 2, mNeoNeb1.pri, whole genome shotgun sequence genomic window:
- the PUSL1 gene encoding LOW QUALITY PROTEIN: tRNA pseudouridine synthase-like 1 (The sequence of the model RefSeq protein was modified relative to this genomic sequence to represent the inferred CDS: inserted 1 base in 1 codon), whose protein sequence is MGPAAASVRARYLVYFQYLGTEFNGVAAIRGSQRAIGVQNYLEEAAKRLNSVVPVKFTISSRTDAGVHALSNAAHLDVQRRSGQPPFSPEVLAEALNAHLRHPAIRVLQAFRVPADFHARHAATSRTYLYRLATGCHRPDQLSVFERNRCWALRAGSLDVDAMQEAAQHLLGTHDFSAFQSAGSPATSSVRTLRRASVSPDLGSPFVLPQENRLQFWNLEFESQSFLYRQVRRMTAVLVAVGLGALMPAQVKVILESRDPLGRHQTRVAPAHGLFLKSVQYGSLGGNPACVEQESQGPGGKEAPTXVGQKVSSCSQKQAAWSEGSPSPGPLDPSHTPDPAPVIKFPVGREAEGARLRERGGP, encoded by the exons ATGGGCCCTGCCGCAGCCTCGGTGAGGGCGCGCTACCTCGTGTACTTCCAGTACTTGGGCACGGAGTTCAA CGGGGTCGCGGCCATCAGGGGCTCCCAGCGCGCCATCGGGGTCCAGAACTACCTGGAG GAGGCTGCAAAGAGGCTGAATTCGGTGGTGCCGGTCAAGTTCACCATCTCCAGCCGCACGGATGCTGGAGTCCACGCGCTGAGCAACGCGGCTCACCTAGACGTCCAGCGCCGCTCAGGCCAGCCCCCCTTCTCCCCCGAGGTCCTGGCTGAAGCTCTCAATGCCCACCTGAGGCACCCGGCCATCCG GGTACTGCAGGCCTTCCGAGTACCCGCTGACTTCCATGCCCGCCATGCTGCCACATCCAGGACCTACCTGTACCGCCTGGCCACCGGCTGCCACCGGCCCGATCAGCTGTCTGTGTTTGAACGAAACCGATGCTGGGCACTACGGGCAGG CAGCTTGGATGTAGATGCCATGCAGGAGGCTGCCCAGCACCTTCTAGGGACACATGACTTCAGTGCCTTCCAGTCAGCTGGCAGCCCAGCCACGAGCTCAGTGCGCACACTGCGCCGAGCTTCTGTGTCCCCTGACCTAGGCAGCCCCTTTGTCCTCCCCCAGGAGAACAG GTTGCAGTTCTGGAACCTGGAGTTTGAGAGCCAGTCCTTTCTGTACAGACAG GTTCGAAGAATGACAGCTGTGCTGGTGGCTGTGGGCCTGGGAGCTCTGATGCCCGCTCAGGTGAAGGTGATTTTGGAAAGCCGGGACCCCCTCGGCAGACACCAGACACGTGTGGCCCCGGCCCACGGCTTATTCCTCAAGTCCGTGCAGTACGGGAGTCTCG GTGGGAATCCAGCCTGTGTTGAGCAGGAAAGCCAGGGCCCTGGAGGCAAGGAAGCCCCAA AAGTTGGACAAAAAGTCTCCAGCTGCTCCCAAAAGCAGGCAGCCTGGAGTGAGGGGTCTCCTTCCCCTGGGCCCTTAGACCCAAGCCATACTCCTGACCCGGCCCCTGTGATCAAGTTCCCAGTagggagggaggctgaggggGCTCGCCTTAGGGAGCGGGGAGGGCCCTGA